One Nostoc sp. TCL26-01 genomic window carries:
- a CDS encoding ParA family protein — protein MTIDIYAFYNNKGGVGKTTLCFNAATLYAKNNPNTQVLVIDMCPQANISQFLLGGGRVGYQINQRLQSSSTRKNIVGFMDWLLKGNSNFRRLNTSYQVGVHPFNKKISSNLYLIAGDSFLESLSLALNYAVINPANIRAWSEYMTAIRRLCEYEFNSEKYNNIVVFIDCNPSFSIYTQMALVSSDKIVIPMMADFSSLEGIKSLFMLLYGQYQSAALKQYADDIITFNKQIDSFNLELPKIYEFVFNNYTIKDGVATAFDSIRTELIEFCYDQFRKFPKLFAPCQKEPTSMTEWENFYVSNIKDFHTSGKVSSSLGIPMFSLPNQSKYKMPDGTEVNLPSGNYEKALEDIEYFVNKIK, from the coding sequence GGTAAAACAACACTTTGTTTTAACGCTGCAACGCTTTATGCCAAAAATAATCCAAATACCCAAGTGTTAGTTATTGATATGTGTCCTCAAGCTAATATCTCTCAATTTTTGTTAGGAGGAGGGAGAGTCGGATATCAAATAAATCAAAGGTTGCAATCATCATCAACTAGAAAAAATATAGTTGGGTTTATGGATTGGCTTCTCAAGGGAAATTCAAATTTCCGAAGACTTAATACTTCATATCAAGTTGGTGTTCATCCTTTTAATAAAAAAATATCATCTAATCTATATCTAATAGCTGGAGATTCATTTTTAGAATCACTTTCATTGGCTTTAAACTATGCTGTAATTAATCCCGCAAATATAAGAGCATGGTCAGAATATATGACAGCAATAAGAAGGTTATGTGAATATGAATTTAATAGTGAGAAATACAATAATATAGTTGTTTTTATTGATTGTAATCCTAGCTTTTCTATATATACACAGATGGCTTTAGTTTCCTCAGATAAGATTGTCATTCCCATGATGGCAGATTTTAGCTCACTTGAAGGAATAAAAAGTCTTTTTATGCTACTCTATGGACAATATCAATCTGCTGCTTTAAAGCAGTATGCTGATGATATAATTACTTTTAATAAGCAAATAGATAGCTTTAACCTAGAGTTGCCAAAAATTTACGAGTTTGTTTTTAATAACTATACAATTAAAGATGGAGTGGCAACAGCATTTGATTCTATTAGGACAGAGTTAATTGAATTTTGTTACGATCAATTTAGAAAATTTCCAAAATTATTTGCACCTTGTCAAAAAGAACCCACCTCTATGACTGAATGGGAAAATTTTTATGTTTCAAACATAAAAGACTTTCATACTTCAGGTAAAGTGTCATCATCTCTTGGAATACCTATGTTTAGTCTTCCAAACCAGTCTAAATATAAAATGCCAGATGGAACAGAAGTAAATCTTCCCAGTGGAAACTATGAAAAAGCTTTGGAAGATATAGAATATTTTGTCAATAAGATAAAGTAA
- a CDS encoding MerR family DNA-binding transcriptional regulator, whose protein sequence is MSEYVSPKEAARRLGVSVDSLRRWEAAGKIKAIRTPSGQRRFDINSYVPGDKPDTKPKASSKNVKTTDEPTLRQIAKGIVQYAQQMQKLKLFPYPAVLQLGVEKLQANCVMQSKTQPQGVPDFLSNWAEHPIRDWTIEINCPEEWKDVQFVEDQKPSGFCIELDGSYINEAERIQKEVMEEVFRKSAQDPNLYIEFRRLLVSNPVITKGERDVKAVLQLKPLQKVLEDSYEEAPASYKKQGKFYCCGHCSGLMHRTVDNQLKCENKHCAKQKKAPVPFECDKDDQVLWLKKGLRYFIHRPGYAELRIEKRMRELGLEVTLYPDFDKYDLHIVFPDKTVWAVDVKFWESAYNLAKKVNEPIPRLPHQPYHEAFFVFADEIREYGDEYIQEFINHCPVKLKKSQAMFEGTFIKAVEKKLKICQL, encoded by the coding sequence ATTTCAGAGTATGTCAGCCCAAAAGAGGCAGCACGACGACTGGGAGTAAGCGTAGACTCCTTGAGACGATGGGAAGCTGCGGGCAAAATTAAGGCAATCCGAACCCCATCTGGGCAGAGAAGATTTGACATTAACTCCTACGTGCCAGGCGATAAACCTGATACAAAGCCAAAGGCAAGCTCAAAAAATGTCAAGACAACAGATGAACCAACCCTGCGTCAGATAGCTAAGGGAATAGTTCAGTATGCACAACAAATGCAAAAGCTAAAACTTTTCCCTTACCCAGCAGTTTTGCAACTGGGAGTAGAAAAATTACAAGCTAATTGTGTAATGCAAAGTAAAACCCAACCTCAAGGGGTTCCAGATTTCCTCAGTAACTGGGCGGAACATCCTATTAGAGATTGGACTATTGAAATTAACTGTCCAGAAGAGTGGAAAGATGTTCAATTTGTTGAAGACCAAAAGCCTAGTGGTTTTTGTATTGAGTTAGATGGGTCATATATTAACGAAGCCGAGCGAATTCAAAAAGAGGTGATGGAAGAAGTTTTTAGAAAATCTGCACAAGACCCAAACTTATATATAGAGTTTCGCCGTTTACTTGTTAGCAACCCTGTGATCACAAAAGGAGAGCGAGATGTAAAAGCAGTTCTGCAACTCAAGCCATTACAAAAGGTCTTAGAAGATAGTTATGAAGAAGCTCCAGCTTCTTACAAAAAACAGGGGAAGTTTTATTGCTGTGGTCACTGTAGCGGGTTAATGCATCGGACTGTGGACAATCAATTAAAGTGTGAAAACAAACACTGTGCTAAACAAAAAAAAGCTCCAGTTCCTTTTGAATGTGATAAAGATGACCAAGTTTTATGGCTGAAAAAAGGGCTGCGATATTTTATTCATCGACCAGGGTATGCAGAACTAAGAATAGAAAAACGTATGAGGGAGTTAGGATTAGAAGTAACTCTCTATCCAGATTTTGATAAATACGACCTGCATATTGTCTTTCCTGATAAAACAGTCTGGGCAGTTGACGTAAAGTTTTGGGAATCTGCATATAACTTAGCTAAGAAGGTTAACGAGCCTATTCCTAGACTTCCCCATCAGCCATACCACGAAGCATTTTTTGTATTTGCTGATGAAATTAGAGAGTATGGAGACGAGTATATTCAAGAGTTTATAAATCACTGTCCAGTTAAATTAAAAAAGTCTCAGGCAATGTTTGAAGGGACTTTTATAAAAGCAGTTGAGAAAAAATTAAAAATTTGTCAATTATGA